DNA from Dethiosulfovibrio peptidovorans:
GCGTTCCTCTTCTATAAGGGGGGCGAGCAGGCTGCCCGTCTGAACGGTGGCGAGTGTACTGTTGAGGCGATTCGAGAGAAAGCGGAGGCCCTTCTGTAACTTGATGTTCTGTTACTGCAAGACGTACGATGCTTGTCGTACGACGACACGATGAGAGCCGATCTGCGTACTGGTTGCCTCTATCAGGGCTCCTGCTGTGAGTTTCGAGGACTTTCTCGTTTTCAGGCATATCGGGATGCTCGTGCTGTCGTAAGGTGATAATGTCGATAGACAACTCTGTTGTCGATGTTTTTGGTACGCCGTCCCATCCGTCGGGACGAGCGAAACAGTATAAGGGGGGAGTCGCTTTGAAACTTGAACTCCATAAGGTGCAGGTGCGTAAACTGACTTTCGGATCTGAGACCTCCGTTAAGGACGGAGTCCTCAGTATCAACAAACAGGAACTGATCGAACTTCTTTCCGAAGATGATCGTCTTGCCGGAGTTGATCTGGATCTGGCTCATCCCGGCGAAGAGGTCCGTATTCTGCCGGTGAAAGATGCCATTGAGCCCCGGTGTAAGCTGGACGATGGCAACGAGGTGTTCCCCGGATGGATCGGTGATGTCGATCCCGTCGGTGAGGGCAAGACTCTTGTCCTGGAGGGCGCTGTTGTCTTGACCACTGGTCGCTTGGTTGCCCCTCAGGAGGGGATTGTCGACATGACTGGTCCTGGGGCCGAGTACACGCCGTTTTCCAAGACCAACAACCTGGTGGTGGTCCTGACCCCTGCCGACGGCGTTGAGCTTCATTCCAGAGAGGCTGCATGTCGTCAGGCCGGCCTCAAGGCAGCCCACTATCTGGCGAGCTGCTGTAAGGCTGCTTCTGCCGATCACGTCGAAACGTACGACTTCCCGCCTCTTGCCGAGGCCATGAAAGCCCATCCTGGTCTTCCCAAGGTGGCATACGTCTACATGCTTCAGTCTCAGGGGCTGCTTCACGATACCTGGGTGTACGGTGTGGATGCCAAGAAGATCCTGCCGTCCCTCATCAGTCCGACTGAGACCATGGATGGAGCTATTATCTCGGGGAACTGTGTTTCAGCCTGTGATAAGAATAATACCTACGTTCATCAGAACAACCCCATAATCAAGCATCTCTATGCCCACCATGGCAAGGAGTTCAACTTTGTCGGCGTTATCATAACCAACGAGAACGTGACCTTGGCCGACAAGAAACGAAGCTCCTCCTACGCGATCAAGTTAGCCTCAATGCTGGGTGTTGACGCCGTCATCATCTCTGAAGAGGGCTTCGGCAACCCCGATGCAGACTTGGTGATGAATTGTTGGAAGGCTGAACGAGCTGGCATCAAGACCGTTCTGGTGACCGACGAGTACGCTGGACGAGACGGCGCCAGCCAGTCTCTGGCCGACTCTTGCCCCGAGGGCGACGCCTGTGTCACCGCCGGTAACGCTAACGAGCTGGTCCTGTTGCCTCCGATGAAGAAGATCATCGGCGAGTTGCCGACAGCCGACATCATCGCCGGCGGGTTCTTTGGAACTCTGAAGGACGACGGCAGCCTTGAGGTTGAAATTCAGGCCATCTTGGGCGCTACCAACGAGCTTGGCTTCAACACCATCGGCGCCTACACCGTTTAGGTCGTCAGGACCGAAGTAGAGGAGGAGCGTACATGAGCTATCGTGTTGTTCATTACATCAACCAGTTTTTTGCCGGTATCGGCGGCGAGGAGAAGGCTGATATCAAACCGGAAATACGGGAAGGCGTCGTTGGCCCCGGGATGGGGCTCAATGCGGCCTTTAATGGGGAAGCTGAGATCGTTGCTACCGTGATCTGCGGTGATAACTACTTTGCTGACAATATAGAGGACGCTTCAGCTTTCGTCGTTGAGGCGGTCAAAAAACATAAGGCCGATGCTTTTGTTGCCGGTCCCGGATTCAACGCCGGTCGGTATGGCACTGCCTGTGGTGCCGTCTGCACGGCAGTAGGCGAGGCCCTGGGGCTCCCCACGGTGACGGCTCTCTACCCCGAGAACCCTGGAGCTGAGATGTACAAGAAAGGCACCTACATCGTTGAGGCTGCTGACAGTGCCAGGGGTATGAGCAAGGCCGTTCCGGCCATGGCTGCTTTACTGCTCAAGCAGCTCAAGGGAGAGTCCATTGGAAGCCCTGAGGAAGAGGGCTACATCGAGAGAGGCGTTCGGATCAACTGTTTCTACGAAAAGATCGGTGCTGAGCGGGCTGTTGACATGCTCATCAAGAAGATCAAAGGTGAATCTTTCAAGACAGAGTACAAGATGCCCGTCTTCGACCGGGTTGATCCCCGGCCTGCTGTGAAGGACATGAGCAAAGCCAAGGTTGCCCTCGTCACCTCTGGTGGCATTGTTCCCTTTGGCAATCCAGATCACATCGCTGCGTCCAGCGCCCAGAATTTCGGTGAATACGACATCGACGGTGTTATGGACCTGAAGGAAGGTGAGTACCAGACGGCTCATGGTGGATACGATCAGACATACGCCAACCAGGATGCTGATCGGGTTCTCCCCGTTGATGTCTTGCGTGACCTGGAGAAAGAAGGCCGGATCGGCAAACTCCATAATCTCTTCTATGCCACTGTGGGCAACGGTACCGCTGTGGCTAACGCCAAAAAGTTCGGGCAGGAGATCGCTCAACGACTCAAGAGAGACGGTGTGGATGCCGTTATTCTGACGTCCACCTGAGGCACTTGTACGCGTTGCGGTGCAACGTTGGTAAAAGCTATTGAGGACGGTGCAGATGTGCCGGTGGTTCATATGGCCACCATCGTTCCTATCTCTCTGAGTGTCGGAGCCAATCGTATTATTCCTACGGTCGCCATTCCTTATCCCCTAGGCAATCCTGCAGAGACTCCCGATAAGGAGAAGGAACTTCGTCGCCGCTTGGTGGATAAGGCACTGAAGGCTCTGGAGACCGATGTCACTGAACAGACCGTCTTCAAGGACGAGGACTAAATTTTAAGGATCTTTGCTGCAGGATCTTAAAAAATCAAGGGACACCGAAAGGTGTCCCTTGATTTTTTAACCCATGGTCCTGTGGGTTTTGTCTGAGAAGAGAGAAAAGGCAAGCAATAAAGACTTTGGGCAAAGTCACTTCTGTAGTTTTGTTTGTGTACCCGTCTAGGGTATAATATACAGAAGCCTTGTTAAAAAAATCATATAGCTTGCTCTTGCGAGACCACATAAAGATGATGGTGGGGCAGCAAATATAGCCTAAAGGTTTTTATGTATTTTTAATAAGGATTGGAGGTATTCGTAATGGATCAGCTACTACAGATAATTCAGGATATTAACAGCATTCTCTGGGGAAAACTTCTTGTTGTCCTGCTTTGTGGTACCGGTCTGTACTACACGTTTCGCCTTCGTTTTGTTCAGGTTCGTAAATTCGGTGCTGTCATCCGCCAGACTTTTGGTGGTTTGACCCTGAAGGGCGAGGCTGCTGGTAAAGAGGGTATGAGTTCTTTCCAGTCTCTGGCGACAGCCATTGCTGCTCAGGTGGGAACGGGGAACTTGGCGGGGGCTGCTACGGCTATCGCTTCTGGAGGACCTGGAGCCATTTTCTGGATGTGGTTGGCGGCCTTTTTCGGCATGGGGACGATCTTCGCCGAGGCCGTGCTTGCTCAGACATACAAGGTTCGTGACGAACACGGTCAGGTGACCGGTGGTCCGGCGTACTACATCCGAGACGGATTTGGAAGCAAGATCTTAGCCGGTTTCTTTGCGGTGACCATCATCCTGGCCCTGGGTTTTATCGGCAACATGGTTCAGTCCAACTCCATCGCCGACGCTTTTAAAACTGCCTTTAATATCCCCACGCTATACGTCGGTATCGGACTGGCGATCCTTGCCGGCATGATTTTCTTCGGCGGGATCCGCAGGATCGCTTCCTTTACCGAGAAGGTCGTTCCACTTATGGCGCTTATGTATCTCCTGGGAGGACTGTACATCCTGATCACCCAGGCGTCTCACCTCATACCGGCCATCAAGATGATTTTCGTAGGGGCCTTTGATCCCAGGGCGGCCACTGGAGGGCTTATCGGGGTCGGCGTGAAAGAGGCTGTTCGCTACGGTGTTTCCAGAGGTCTGTTCTCAAACGAGGCTGGTATGGGTTCCACGCCCCACGCCCACGCTGTGGCCAAGGTCAAGCATCCTGCCCAACAGGGGCTCGTTGCCATCATGGGTGTGTTTATCGACACCTTTATCGTCCTCAACATGACGGCTCTGGTCATCTTCGCAACGGGGGCCATTGATGGGCAGACGACGGGTATCGCTCTGACGCAAAAGGCTTTTGTGACCGGATTGGGCTCTTTCGGTAATCCGTTTATCGCCATCTGCCTTCTGTTCTTTGCCTTCTCGACGATCATCGGGTGGTATTTCTTCGGTGAGGCCAACATCAAGTATCTCTTTGGGCTTAAGGGCCTATTCCCCTATCGACTTCTGGTCATGGGCTTCATCGTTCTAGGTGCCACTCAGAAGGTCGGTCTGGTCTGGGAATTGGCCGATATGTTCAACGGCCTCATGGTTCTTCCGAACCTCATTGCTCTTATAGGTTTGGCCAAGGTTGTGAGCAAGGCTTTGGACGAGTATGAGGCTGACGGAACTCTCAAGGCAAAATAAAAGGCAAGCGTGCCGTTACGTTGGTTTGATTGGTTTGAACGGAAGGTTCGCGAAGTTCGGCTACTTCCGTCCAAGCTTTTTGTAAAGCACTGATGTTGATGGGAACCCCAGGGGGTTCGCAGGATGTGCCGTCCATGATGGCCAAAGATTACGGAGGTGAGGTTATGCACACACCCATGTACGAGGAGCATGTGGCACTCGGTGGTACCATCGTTGATTTCGGCGGATGGGATCTTCCGGTCCAATACCCCGCCGGTATCAAGGAGGAACATCAGACGGTCCGGACCAAGGCGGGATTATTTGATGTCTCTCATATGGGGGAGTTCTGGGTGACTGGTCCTGATGCTCTGAAATTTGTCCAGAATCTGGTGACCAACGATGTGTCGACCATGGTGGATGGGCAGGTTCAGTACAATCTGATGTGCTACCCTGATGGTGGGGTCGTGGACGACCTTTTGGTATATCGTGCATCCGAGGACCGTATTCTCCTGGTCGTCAACGCCTCCAACGTGGACAAAGATTTCGCCTGGGTTAAGGATCATGTCGTTGGTGATGTGCAGCTTGAGAATGCTTCTATGAAGACTGCGGAGGTCGCTTTCCAGGGCCCCTTGGCCGAGACTATTTTGCAGAGACTCACCGATACCGATCTCTCCTCGATCCCTTTTTTCTTTTTCAAGGAAAACGTCACTGTCGCTGGAGTTCCTGCTTTGGTTTCTCGAACCGGCTACACCGGTGAGGACGGTTTTGAGGTCTATGTGGACTGGGATAAGGGCCCCGTGGTCTGGCGTGCTATCCTGGAGGC
Protein-coding regions in this window:
- a CDS encoding beta-aspartyl-peptidase, which encodes MKLELHKVQVRKLTFGSETSVKDGVLSINKQELIELLSEDDRLAGVDLDLAHPGEEVRILPVKDAIEPRCKLDDGNEVFPGWIGDVDPVGEGKTLVLEGAVVLTTGRLVAPQEGIVDMTGPGAEYTPFSKTNNLVVVLTPADGVELHSREAACRQAGLKAAHYLASCCKAASADHVETYDFPPLAEAMKAHPGLPKVAYVYMLQSQGLLHDTWVYGVDAKKILPSLISPTETMDGAIISGNCVSACDKNNTYVHQNNPIIKHLYAHHGKEFNFVGVIITNENVTLADKKRSSSYAIKLASMLGVDAVIISEEGFGNPDADLVMNCWKAERAGIKTVLVTDEYAGRDGASQSLADSCPEGDACVTAGNANELVLLPPMKKIIGELPTADIIAGGFFGTLKDDGSLEVEIQAILGATNELGFNTIGAYTV
- the grdB gene encoding glycine reductase complex selenoprotein B, which gives rise to MSYRVVHYINQFFAGIGGEEKADIKPEIREGVVGPGMGLNAAFNGEAEIVATVICGDNYFADNIEDASAFVVEAVKKHKADAFVAGPGFNAGRYGTACGAVCTAVGEALGLPTVTALYPENPGAEMYKKGTYIVEAADSARGMSKAVPAMAALLLKQLKGESIGSPEEEGYIERGVRINCFYEKIGAERAVDMLIKKIKGESFKTEYKMPVFDRVDPRPAVKDMSKAKVALVTSGGIVPFGNPDHIAASSAQNFGEYDIDGVMDLKEGEYQTAHGGYDQTYANQDADRVLPVDVLRDLEKEGRIGKLHNLFYATVGNGTAVANAKKFGQEIAQRLKRDGVDAVILTSTUGTCTRCGATLVKAIEDGADVPVVHMATIVPISLSVGANRIIPTVAIPYPLGNPAETPDKEKELRRRLVDKALKALETDVTEQTVFKDED
- a CDS encoding thiol reductase thioredoxin translates to AFLFYKGGEQAARLNGGECTVEAIREKAEALL
- a CDS encoding sodium:alanine symporter family protein; amino-acid sequence: MDQLLQIIQDINSILWGKLLVVLLCGTGLYYTFRLRFVQVRKFGAVIRQTFGGLTLKGEAAGKEGMSSFQSLATAIAAQVGTGNLAGAATAIASGGPGAIFWMWLAAFFGMGTIFAEAVLAQTYKVRDEHGQVTGGPAYYIRDGFGSKILAGFFAVTIILALGFIGNMVQSNSIADAFKTAFNIPTLYVGIGLAILAGMIFFGGIRRIASFTEKVVPLMALMYLLGGLYILITQASHLIPAIKMIFVGAFDPRAATGGLIGVGVKEAVRYGVSRGLFSNEAGMGSTPHAHAVAKVKHPAQQGLVAIMGVFIDTFIVLNMTALVIFATGAIDGQTTGIALTQKAFVTGLGSFGNPFIAICLLFFAFSTIIGWYFFGEANIKYLFGLKGLFPYRLLVMGFIVLGATQKVGLVWELADMFNGLMVLPNLIALIGLAKVVSKALDEYEADGTLKAK
- the gcvT gene encoding glycine cleavage system protein T; this translates as MHTPMYEEHVALGGTIVDFGGWDLPVQYPAGIKEEHQTVRTKAGLFDVSHMGEFWVTGPDALKFVQNLVTNDVSTMVDGQVQYNLMCYPDGGVVDDLLVYRASEDRILLVVNASNVDKDFAWVKDHVVGDVQLENASMKTAEVAFQGPLAETILQRLTDTDLSSIPFFFFKENVTVAGVPALVSRTGYTGEDGFEVYVDWDKGPVVWRAILEAGKDDGVLPIGLGARDSLRFEAGLPLYGHEIDKDITPLEAGLGFFVKLDVDDFIGAEPLRAMKAQGLPRVTLALKMVDKGVPRHGYSVFSNGEEVGRVTTGGYSPTLEENIATVLIKQGVAQVGGHLDIMVRGKAKKAVVVKKPYYKKNYKK